One genomic region from Nostoc sphaeroides encodes:
- a CDS encoding GuaB3 family IMP dehydrogenase-related protein, with the protein MEIQLGRGKTARRAYGIDEIALVPGNRTLDPSLADTKWRIGNIEREIPIIASAMDGVVDVRMAVRLSQLGALGVLNLEGIHTRYADPEPILDRIASVGKDEFVALMQELYAEPIKPELIEQRIQEIKQQGGIAAVSATPAGASKYGEAVAKAGADLFFVQATVVSTAHLSPESLVPLDLAEFCRSMPIPVVLGNCVTYEVTLNLLKAGAAGVLVGIGPGAACTSRGVLGVGVPQATAIADCAAARDDYYKETGNYIPIIADGGLITGGDICKCIACGADGVMIGSPFARAAEAPGRGYHWGMATPSPVLPRGTRIRVATTGSLEQILVGPAGLDDGTHNLLGALKTSMGTLGAKNIKEMQQVEVVIAPSLLTEGKVYQKAQQLGMGK; encoded by the coding sequence GTGGAAATTCAACTTGGGCGGGGAAAAACAGCTCGCAGAGCTTACGGAATAGATGAAATTGCTCTAGTCCCTGGTAACAGAACACTAGATCCCAGTTTGGCAGATACTAAGTGGCGTATTGGCAATATTGAGCGAGAAATCCCGATAATTGCCAGTGCGATGGATGGTGTAGTAGATGTTCGTATGGCTGTACGTTTGTCACAGTTAGGAGCATTAGGTGTCCTCAATTTAGAGGGGATTCACACTCGCTATGCTGACCCAGAGCCAATATTAGATCGGATTGCCTCTGTGGGGAAAGATGAATTTGTTGCCCTGATGCAAGAACTCTATGCTGAACCAATAAAGCCAGAATTAATTGAACAACGAATTCAGGAAATTAAACAACAAGGTGGCATTGCGGCGGTAAGTGCAACTCCAGCCGGTGCAAGTAAATACGGCGAGGCGGTGGCAAAAGCTGGGGCAGATTTATTTTTTGTACAGGCTACGGTAGTTTCTACTGCACATCTGTCACCAGAGTCTTTAGTACCACTTGATTTAGCAGAATTTTGCCGTTCCATGCCCATCCCCGTGGTGTTGGGGAATTGTGTAACTTACGAAGTCACTTTGAATTTGTTGAAAGCTGGAGCGGCTGGGGTACTGGTGGGAATTGGGCCTGGTGCTGCGTGTACTTCTCGTGGCGTGTTGGGTGTGGGAGTGCCGCAGGCGACTGCGATCGCAGATTGTGCCGCAGCACGAGATGATTACTACAAGGAAACTGGCAACTATATTCCTATTATTGCTGATGGTGGTTTAATCACCGGTGGCGACATTTGTAAATGCATCGCCTGCGGTGCCGATGGTGTGATGATTGGTTCCCCCTTTGCTAGAGCCGCAGAAGCCCCAGGACGAGGTTATCATTGGGGTATGGCTACTCCCAGCCCAGTCTTGCCTCGTGGCACCCGCATTCGCGTTGCCACCACCGGTAGCCTAGAGCAAATACTCGTTGGCCCAGCAGGACTAGATGATGGCACTCACAATCTTTTAGGAGCCTTAAAAACCAGTATGGGCACCTTAGGAGCCAAAAATATTAAAGAAATGCAACAAGTGGAAGTTGTGATTGCGCCTTCTTTATTAACCGAGGGTAAAGTTTACCAAAAAGCTCAACAATTAGGTATGGGTAAATAG
- the sbcD gene encoding exonuclease subunit SbcD: MIKILHLSDIHMGSGFSHGRINPETGLNTRLEDFVNTLSRCIDRALTDAVDMVIFGGDAFPDATPPPYVQQAFASQFRRLMDANIPTVLLVGNHDQHSQGQGGASLNIYRTLGVPGFVVGDTLTTHCIETRNGKVQVITLPWLTRSTLMTRQETEGSSLAEVNELLTERLRVVLEGEIRRLDPDVPTILLAHLMSDNATLGAERFLAVGKGFTLPLSLLTRPCFDYVALGHVHRHQNLNKSNNPPVIYPGSIERVDFSEEKEDKGYVMIELERGRVEWEFCPLTVRTFRTIEVDISKADDPQGVLMKAIAKYDIQDAVVRLIYKLRSEQMDLIDSSSLHTALSPAHTYTIQAELLSQLARPRIPELTASSSIDPMEALKTYLNNREDLKDIAASMMDAAQKLLADDVEVWLEAATNE, encoded by the coding sequence ATGATTAAAATCCTCCATCTCTCCGACATCCACATGGGAAGCGGCTTCTCCCACGGACGAATTAATCCAGAAACGGGATTAAATACACGATTGGAGGATTTTGTCAATACCTTATCTAGATGTATTGACCGAGCGTTGACAGATGCTGTTGATATGGTGATATTTGGTGGCGATGCTTTCCCGGATGCTACACCACCGCCTTATGTACAGCAAGCTTTTGCCAGCCAATTTCGCCGTCTCATGGATGCCAATATTCCAACAGTGCTGTTGGTGGGCAACCACGACCAACACTCCCAAGGACAGGGAGGCGCGAGTTTAAATATTTACCGCACTTTAGGAGTGCCAGGGTTTGTTGTGGGTGACACATTAACTACTCACTGCATCGAAACCCGTAATGGCAAAGTGCAAGTAATTACCCTGCCTTGGTTAACCCGTTCAACTCTGATGACTCGCCAAGAAACTGAGGGTTCATCTTTGGCGGAAGTCAACGAACTGTTAACGGAACGTCTGCGAGTTGTTTTAGAAGGGGAAATTCGCCGTCTTGACCCCGATGTGCCAACTATCCTTTTGGCTCATTTGATGTCTGACAATGCTACCTTGGGCGCAGAACGCTTTTTAGCGGTGGGTAAAGGCTTTACTCTACCCTTATCTTTGCTAACGCGACCTTGTTTTGATTATGTAGCTTTGGGACACGTCCACCGCCACCAAAATCTGAATAAATCCAACAACCCCCCGGTGATTTATCCGGGAAGTATTGAGCGCGTAGATTTTAGTGAAGAAAAAGAAGACAAAGGCTATGTGATGATAGAACTGGAGCGGGGGAGGGTTGAATGGGAATTTTGTCCCTTAACAGTTCGGACTTTCCGCACCATTGAAGTGGATATCTCCAAAGCAGATGATCCGCAAGGGGTGTTAATGAAAGCGATCGCTAAGTATGATATTCAAGATGCTGTAGTGCGGCTAATTTACAAACTCCGCTCTGAGCAGATGGATTTAATTGACAGTTCCTCTCTACATACTGCTTTAAGTCCGGCTCACACCTACACCATTCAAGCAGAATTATTGAGTCAATTAGCTCGTCCCCGCATTCCTGAATTGACTGCAAGTAGCAGCATCGACCCAATGGAAGCTTTAAAAACTTACTTGAACAACCGCGAAGACCTTAAAGATATTGCAGCATCAATGATGGATGCAGCCCAGAAGCTGCTAGCAGATGATGTGGAAGTCTGGCTGGAAGCAGCAACTAATGAATAG
- a CDS encoding beta strand repeat-containing protein, whose protein sequence is MALTQGDIAFISFNADEDGWSIVTFVDIDPNTTIYFSDGTAASAIAIGSSESSFLWNTGSQKIAAGTVVRFSAIDSTSRASSIGTFTVVNSSELGLNTTDETVYAFLGNSATTPTTILTAVSSEANNNSLTTVGLTDGVNAIKLTSSTDYGQYTGSRSGQASFVNYKALVNNSANWTIDIGGDGATIVPNTTNLAIASGNPTVNLSLSTNSVAETGTTQIIVTATASSAVSGNQTVNLGVTGTGITTGDYNLSNNIITIPSGQTAGSVIFSVVDDAVIEGTETATLTISNPSSGITLGTTSQNFAIADNDIAASPTVNLSLSTNSVGETGTTQIIVTATASSAVSGNQTVNLGVTGTGITTGDYNLSNNIITIPSGQTAGSVIFSVVDDAVIEGTETATLTISNPSSGITLGTTSQNFAIADNDIAASPTVNLSLSTNSVAETGTTQIIVTATASSAVSGNQTVNLGVTGTGITTGDYNLSNNIITIPSGQTAGSVIFSVVDDAVIEGTETATLTISNPSSGIILGTTSQNFAIADNDIAASPTVNLSLSTTTGLEANTTAIIVTATASSAVSGNQTVNLGVTGTGITTGDYNLSNNIITIPSGQTAGSVIFSVVDDAVIEGTETATLTISNPSSGITLGTTSQNFAIADNDIAAFPTVNLSLSTTTGLEANTTAIIVTATASSAVSGNQTVNLGVTGTGITTGDYNLTNNIITIPSGQTAGSVIFSVVDDAVIEGTETATLTISNPSSGITLGTTSQNFAIADNDIAASPTVNLSLSTTTGLEANTTAIIVTATASSAVSGNQTVNLGVTGTGITTGDYNLSNNIITIPSGQTAGSVIFSVVDDAVIEGTETATLTISNPSSGITLGTTSQNFAIADNDIGGFQIITLSSNNTLPATTIFDNSGRTTPITVFDNNTISNLISTVPTIVQNNTITSNTGQSTIVNSLTGDNLLVGTDASENINGRAGNDYLDGKGNNDILRGGDGNDTILGGLGSDTLSGGNGNDRLIGWGGDSREIDLLNGNQGTDTYVLGDASSVFYASSGNGDYADIASFKAKDKIELKGLANNYSLGSVFAVSDNESAVGIFTSNGTELIAVVKDGLRLNTNLATDTGFVFV, encoded by the coding sequence ATGGCTTTGACACAAGGCGATATTGCTTTTATCTCTTTCAATGCCGATGAAGATGGCTGGTCTATTGTCACCTTTGTAGACATAGATCCGAATACAACTATTTATTTTAGTGACGGCACAGCGGCGAGTGCGATCGCTATTGGTAGCAGTGAATCCTCGTTTCTATGGAATACGGGATCTCAGAAAATTGCCGCAGGTACTGTAGTTCGGTTTAGTGCAATTGATAGCACTAGTCGCGCATCATCTATTGGTACATTTACAGTTGTTAACTCAAGCGAGTTGGGACTTAATACAACTGATGAGACTGTTTACGCCTTTCTGGGAAATAGTGCCACTACCCCAACCACAATTCTAACCGCCGTCTCAAGTGAGGCGAATAATAACAGTCTAACTACTGTTGGACTAACTGATGGAGTTAATGCGATCAAACTCACCAGTAGCACTGACTATGGTCAGTATACTGGTTCCCGTAGTGGACAAGCCAGTTTTGTAAACTATAAGGCGCTTGTTAACAACAGTGCTAATTGGACAATTGATATCGGAGGTGACGGGGCTACGATAGTTCCTAACACCACAAACTTGGCGATCGCCAGTGGAAATCCCACAGTCAACTTATCTCTCAGTACTAACTCAGTAGCTGAAACAGGAACAACCCAAATTATTGTTACCGCTACTGCATCGAGTGCCGTATCTGGGAATCAAACAGTCAATTTAGGTGTAACAGGAACAGGCATCACCACCGGAGATTACAACCTTAGCAACAATATCATCACCATTCCTAGCGGACAAACCGCAGGTTCTGTCATATTCAGCGTTGTAGATGATGCTGTGATTGAAGGCACAGAAACCGCGACATTAACTATCAGTAATCCTTCCTCCGGTATTACACTAGGCACTACTTCCCAAAACTTTGCGATCGCTGATAATGATATTGCTGCCTCTCCAACCGTCAACTTATCTCTCAGCACTAACTCAGTAGGTGAAACAGGAACAACCCAAATTATTGTTACCGCTACTGCATCGAGTGCCGTATCTGGGAATCAAACAGTCAATTTAGGTGTCACAGGAACAGGCATCACCACCGGAGATTACAACCTTAGCAACAATATCATCACCATTCCTAGCGGACAAACCGCAGGTTCTGTCATATTCAGCGTTGTAGATGATGCTGTGATTGAAGGCACAGAAACCGCGACATTAACTATCAGTAATCCTTCCTCTGGTATTACACTAGGCACTACTTCCCAAAACTTTGCGATCGCTGATAATGATATTGCTGCCTCTCCAACCGTCAACTTATCTCTCAGCACTAACTCAGTAGCTGAAACAGGAACAACCCAAATTATTGTTACCGCTACTGCATCGAGTGCCGTATCTGGGAATCAAACAGTCAATTTAGGTGTAACAGGAACAGGCATCACCACCGGAGATTACAACCTTAGCAACAATATCATCACCATTCCTAGCGGACAAACCGCAGGTTCTGTCATATTCAGCGTTGTAGATGATGCTGTGATTGAAGGCACAGAAACTGCGACATTGACCATCAGTAATCCTTCCTCCGGTATTATACTAGGCACTACTTCCCAAAACTTTGCGATCGCTGATAATGATATTGCTGCCTCTCCAACCGTCAACTTATCCCTGAGTACTACTACTGGCTTGGAAGCAAACACAACAGCTATCATCGTTACTGCGACTGCATCGAGTGCCGTATCTGGGAATCAAACAGTCAATTTAGGTGTAACAGGAACAGGCATCACCACCGGAGATTACAACCTTAGCAACAATATCATCACCATTCCTAGCGGACAAACCGCAGGTTCTGTGATCTTCAGCGTTGTAGATGATGCTGTGATTGAAGGCACAGAAACCGCAACATTGACCATCAGTAATCCTTCCTCCGGTATTACACTAGGCACTACTTCCCAAAACTTTGCGATCGCTGATAATGATATTGCTGCCTTTCCAACCGTCAACTTATCCCTGAGTACTACTACTGGCTTGGAAGCAAACACAACAGCTATCATCGTTACTGCGACTGCATCGAGTGCCGTATCTGGGAATCAAACAGTCAATTTAGGTGTCACAGGAACAGGCATCACCACTGGAGATTACAACCTTACCAACAATATCATTACCATTCCTAGCGGACAAACCGCAGGTTCTGTCATATTCAGCGTTGTAGATGATGCTGTGATTGAAGGCACAGAAACCGCAACATTGACCATCAGTAATCCTTCCTCCGGTATTACACTAGGCACTACTTCCCAAAACTTTGCGATCGCTGATAATGATATTGCTGCCTCTCCAACCGTCAACTTATCCCTGAGTACTACTACTGGCTTGGAAGCAAACACAACAGCTATCATCGTTACTGCGACTGCATCGAGTGCCGTATCTGGGAATCAAACAGTCAATTTAGGTGTAACAGGAACAGGCATCACCACCGGAGATTACAACCTTAGCAACAATATCATCACCATTCCTAGCGGACAAACCGCAGGTTCTGTCATATTCAGCGTTGTAGATGATGCTGTGATTGAAGGCACAGAAACCGCAACATTGACCATCAGTAATCCTTCCTCCGGTATTACACTAGGCACTACTTCCCAAAACTTTGCGATCGCTGATAATGATATTGGTGGCTTTCAAATTATCACGCTTTCTAGTAACAATACCCTACCCGCTACTACAATCTTTGATAATAGTGGCAGAACTACCCCGATAACGGTATTCGATAACAACACTATCAGTAATTTAATATCGACTGTTCCCACAATAGTACAGAACAATACTATTACTTCTAACACTGGGCAATCGACGATAGTCAATTCCCTAACTGGGGACAATCTCCTGGTCGGCACTGATGCCAGTGAAAATATCAATGGTAGGGCAGGCAATGACTACCTTGATGGCAAGGGAAACAACGACATCCTCCGTGGAGGCGATGGCAATGACACAATTTTAGGCGGACTTGGCAGTGACACCCTTTCTGGAGGCAACGGCAATGACCGCCTCATTGGTTGGGGGGGTGACTCACGCGAAATTGATCTACTCAACGGTAATCAAGGTACAGATACTTACGTCTTGGGTGATGCCAGTTCAGTTTTCTATGCCAGTTCCGGTAACGGTGACTATGCCGATATTGCCAGCTTTAAGGCTAAGGATAAAATTGAACTCAAGGGACTTGCTAATAATTACTCACTAGGGTCTGTATTCGCGGTGTCTGACAACGAGTCTGCTGTCGGCATCTTTACCAGCAATGGAACAGAATTAATTGCTGTTGTTAAAGATGGGTTAAGGCTCAATACAAATTTGGCAACCGATACTGGCTTTGTATTTGTTTAA
- a CDS encoding YdcF family protein, whose translation MAFVLPLITWWGYKEVQNQIVQPQAVVVLGGSTRRLEREKFTAEFVRQHPNIPIWITGGSPPTFTQRVFTKAGVDPKRLHLDYEAVDTVTNFTTLVDDLQARGIKSVYLITSDFHMRRACVIGEIILGSRGIYLKPVPVPSEKPPESIEKSIRDGARAILWLATGYTGVDAVKNKR comes from the coding sequence ATGGCTTTTGTCTTACCGCTAATCACCTGGTGGGGATACAAAGAAGTACAAAATCAAATTGTACAGCCGCAAGCAGTTGTAGTGTTGGGTGGTTCAACGAGACGTTTGGAGCGAGAAAAGTTTACGGCTGAATTCGTCCGCCAGCATCCAAATATACCAATTTGGATTACTGGGGGTAGTCCACCTACATTCACCCAACGAGTGTTTACCAAAGCTGGTGTTGATCCCAAACGTTTACATTTGGACTATGAGGCTGTGGATACAGTTACTAATTTTACTACGTTGGTAGATGATTTGCAAGCTCGTGGGATCAAGAGCGTTTATTTGATTACTTCAGATTTCCACATGCGCCGGGCTTGTGTCATCGGCGAAATTATTTTGGGTAGTCGAGGTATTTATTTAAAACCAGTGCCAGTTCCTTCAGAAAAACCACCTGAATCTATTGAAAAATCTATTCGTGATGGAGCTAGAGCAATACTTTGGCTAGCTACTGGTTACACTGGTGTGGATGCAGTTAAAAATAAACGATAA
- the cysH gene encoding phosphoadenosine phosphosulfate reductase: MTASTASRNQAIAFDLEKLNQQFETATPKEILAWSIENIPTGLVQTSAFNVDDMIITHILYTELKHPVPVIFLDTLHHFPESLELVAKAIQIYNLDLQTFKTPDVDTREAFEAKYGDKLWDKDIAKFHHITKIEPLLRGLDELNSVAWITGRRRDQAVTRANMPIFEFDGKGRLKVNPIATWTRKDSWVYVAEHGVIYNPLHDKGYPSIGDEPITTKVGEGEDERAGRWRGSDKTECGIHI; encoded by the coding sequence ATGACAGCTTCCACGGCATCTAGAAACCAAGCGATCGCTTTTGACTTAGAAAAATTAAATCAGCAATTTGAAACTGCCACTCCCAAAGAAATACTGGCATGGTCTATAGAGAATATCCCAACGGGGCTGGTGCAAACAAGCGCCTTTAACGTGGATGATATGATAATTACCCATATTCTTTACACTGAACTGAAGCATCCAGTTCCTGTGATCTTTCTCGATACTTTGCACCACTTCCCTGAAAGCCTAGAATTAGTAGCCAAAGCCATACAAATCTACAACCTGGATTTGCAAACCTTCAAAACTCCAGATGTAGACACCCGCGAAGCCTTTGAAGCCAAGTACGGCGACAAACTTTGGGACAAGGATATTGCCAAATTCCACCACATTACAAAAATTGAACCACTGCTAAGGGGTCTAGACGAACTCAACAGCGTCGCTTGGATTACTGGACGCCGCCGTGACCAAGCAGTAACCCGTGCGAATATGCCCATATTTGAATTCGACGGTAAAGGTCGGCTGAAAGTAAATCCTATCGCTACCTGGACACGTAAAGATAGTTGGGTTTACGTGGCTGAACACGGAGTTATCTACAACCCTCTCCACGACAAAGGTTATCCCAGCATCGGCGACGAACCCATTACCACCAAAGTAGGCGAAGGCGAAGATGAACGCGCCGGACGCTGGCGAGGAAGTGATAAAACAGAATGCGGAATTCATATTTAG